A window of the Miscanthus floridulus cultivar M001 chromosome 14, ASM1932011v1, whole genome shotgun sequence genome harbors these coding sequences:
- the LOC136504392 gene encoding uncharacterized protein — translation MHLSLWKPLSHCAAVLLAKNHRRRGGGGGGHGGGSNGHRDDPSSFLRQLRDALDAASEDGSLCPPPDTAGADADAAVSRSRSLARLRAQRDFLRATALAAAAGPFRSLSDLPLLPHAIATFLAMYPDYASTADVDRLRVDHYSHLDGPGAGRVCLDYCGFGLFDSSWDSSSSSFTLHELNANLCNHALYGGAEPGTVENDIKERILEYLNVPASEYVLVFTVSRGSAFRLLAECYPFETNRRLLTMFDHESQSVNWMAQSARAKGAKTRTAWFRWPTLKLCSAELRKEIVGKKKGRRRDAAVGLFVFPAQSRVTGAKYSYQWMALAQQNGWHVMLDAGALGPKDMDSLGLSLFRPDFIITSFYRVFGADPTGFGCLLIKKSVIGTLQGRNGCNASGMVRIVPVFPQYLSDSVDGFDAFDGLEDDAGINKDEKPSSNAQNGSQLPAFSGVYTSAQVRETFESDPGRDSSSDRDGASTIFEESESVSMGEVMRSPAFSEDCSSENSFWVDVGQSPLGSEKSGQFKKGKLGSPLPSSWFNGRKCNKRMSPNLTSRISRSPLYDGHVISFDAAVLSVSQDADCLKEDPEEEIFENGRRTHFRQVSEIQEEPEVEEVACQRAMNGGAEHKESAIRRETEGEFRLLGGRDGNSRFTGGRLFGVEEIDGGLSMGRRVSFSTEANIIADRLNRASDAAEASGYTFRDDDGCASDGYDDAQDWGRREPEIICRHIDHVDMMGLNRTTLRLRYLINWLVTSLLQLKLPDSKGGDGVPLVRIYGPKIKYERGAAVAFNVKQNDGTFVNAEVVQKIAEKNGISVGIGFLSHIKVDMNQKQLNGMLDIPEASFYKNGRRDNKKVTIRVEVVTASLGFLTNFEDVYKMWAFVAKFLDPSFLGSERLTIAADHSEGQN, via the coding sequence ATGCATCTGTCGCTATGGAAGCCGCTATCCCACTGCGCCGCCGTCCTCCTCGCCAAGAACCACCGGCGCCGTGGCGGCGGGGGCGGTGGGCATGGTGGTGGCAGCAACGGCCACCGTGACGACCCGTCCTCCTTCCTCCGGCAGCTGCGGGACGCGCTCGACGCTGCGTCGGAGGATGGCTCCCTCTGCCCGCCGCCAGACACCGCCGGCGCCGATGCGGACGCCGCCGTGTCCCGCTCCCGCTCCCTGGCGCGCCTGCGCGCGCAACGGGACTTCCTCCGCGCCacggcccttgccgccgccgccggcccgtTCCGGTCTCTCTCCGACCTCCCGCTGCTCCCCCACGCCATCGCCACCTTCCTCGCCATGTACCCAGACTACGCCTCAACCGCCGACGTCGACCGCCTCCGCGTCGACCATTATTCCCACCTCGACGGCCCCGGTGCCGGCAGGGTCTGTCTAGACTACTGCGGTTTCGGCCTCTTCGACTCCAGTTGGGAttcctcctcgtcgtccttcaCATTGCACGAGCTCAATGCCAATTTGTGCAACCATGCGCTCTATGGCGGCGCTGAGCCCGGCACCGTGGAGAATGACATCAAAGAGCGCATCTTGGAGTACCTGAATGTGCCAGCCAGCGAGTATGTGCTGGTGTTCACAGTGAGCCGTGGGTCAGCCTTCCGGCTGCTTGCTGAGTGCTACCCCTTTGAGACGAACCGGAGGCTGCTGACCATGTTCGACCATGAGAGCCAGTCGGTCAATTGGATGGCACAGAGTGCACGGGCAAAGGGTGCTAAGACGCGCACTGCATGGTTCCGCTGGCCAACACTGAAGCTCTGCTCAGCGGAGTTGCGGAAGGAGATCGTCGGCAAGAAGAAGGGGCGGCGACGGGATGCTGCAGTTGGGTTGTTTGTCTTCCCGGCGCAGTCTCGCGTGACCGGCGCCAAGTACTCCTACCAGTGGATGGCGCTGGCGCAGCAGAATGGGtggcatgtgatgcttgatgctGGTGCACTTGGCCCTAAGGACATGGATTCACTGGGGCTCTCCCTATTTCGGCCGGACTTCATTATAACTTCGTTCTACAGGGTGTTTGGTGCAGACCCAACTGGGTTTGGTTGCCTTCTGATCAAGAAGTCAGTAATTGGGACACTGCAGGGGAGAAATGGGTGTAATGCATCAGGAATGGTGAGGATTGTTCCAGTGTTTCCACAGTATCTTAGTGACTCAGTTGATGGATTTGATGCATTTGATGGGCTTGAAGATGATGCTGGCATTAACAAAGATGAAAAGCCATCTTCTAATGCTCAAAATGGGTCGCAGCTGCCAGCATTTTCAGGTGTCTACACGTCTGCTCAGGTTAGAGAGACTTTTGAGAGTGATCCTGGTCGGGACAGCAGCTCAGACAGGGATGGGGCAAGCACCATCTTTGAAGAAAGTGAGAGCGTCTCTATGGGTGAGGTCATGAGGAGTCCAGCATTCAGTGAGGACTGTTCATCAGAGAACTCTTTCTGGGTTGATGTTGGCCAGAGCCCATTGGGGTCAGAGAAGTCTGGTCAGTTCAAGAAAGGGAAACTGGGTTCACCATTACCATCTTCTTGGTTCAACGGAAGAAAGTGTAACAAGAGGATGTCCCCAAACTTAACTTCCAGGATATCTAGAAGCCCACTTTATGATGGTCATGTGATTTCCTTTGATGCAGCTGTGCTATCAGTCTCACAAGATGCAGACTGCCTCAAGGAAGACCCTGAAGAAGAAATTTTCGAGAATGGGCGGAGAACTCATTTCAGGCAGGTTAGTGAAATCCAAGAGGAGCCAGAGGTTGAAGAGGTGGCATGCCAACGTGCTATGAATGGTGGTGCAGAGCACAAAGAAAGCGCGATAAGAAGGGAGACTGAAGGGGAATTCCGGCTGCTGGGAGGTAGGGATGGCAACAGCAGATTTACCGGGGGGCGACTCTTCGGTGTTGAAGAGATTGATGGAGGTTTAAGCATGGGGCGCAGAGTTTCTTTCAGCACGGAGGCTAATATCATTGCTGACAGGCTGAATCGGGCCTCAGATGCTGCTGAAGCTTCTGGATATACATTCCGTGATGATGATGGTTGTGCAAGTGATGGATATGATGATGCTCAGGACTGGGGCAGGAGGGAGCCAGAGATAATTTGCAGGCACATTGATCATGTTGATATGATGGGACTCAACAGAACTACTCTTAGGTTGAGATACTTGATCAATTGGCTAGTAACTTCACTTTTGCAACTGAAGTTGCCAGACTCGAAAGGTGGTGATGGAGTCCCTCTTGTACGCATCTATGGTCCCAAGATTAAGTATGAAAGGGGAGCAGCTGTTGCTTTTAATGTGAAGCAAAATGATGGAACATTTGTTAATGCTGAAGTTGTTCAAAAGATTGCTGAGAAAAACGGCATATCTGTTGGCATTGGTTTTCTCAGTCATATAAAAGTAGACATGAACCAGAAACAGTTAAATGGCATGCTCGATATACCTGAGGCTTCATTTTATAAGAATGGACGCAGAGACAATAAAAAGGTGACCATAAGAGTTGAAGTCGTGACTGCTTCACTTGGCTTCCTTACTAACTTTGAAGATGTTTACAAGATGTGGGCTTTTGTTGCCAAGTTCCTTGATCCTTCATTTCTTGGAAGTGAACGCCTCACCATTGCTGCTGACCACTCAGAAGGACAAAATTAA